agtttcagaacaggctttgcacttagaaaaaggattttataaacgtaatttgcaCAGGAGAAtatatggagtgaatttatgtttatcatgtttagggatttgaacaagggagctgtgtgttgtctgaaggcagagttagttattgtcctgatagcagatttttgctggatgatgatgggcttgagcttgtttgcagaggttgagccccaagcacagatactataagaaagatagagatagataaatgcataatagagtgagaggagagcagagtagggtacacaatatctgatcttagagagtattccaactgttttagaaatctttttaattatgtgttgtatatgggtgctgaagttgagtctcttgtctaagtacaggccaaggaactttccatcatttttattgctaattacATTATCTATCAGAAGCTGCATTGCATTTGTTTATTTGTTTTCAAATAAGACATAGTAGGTCTNNNNNNNNNNNNNNNNNNNNNNNNNNNNNNNNNNNNNNNNNNNNNNNNNNNNNNNNNNNNNNNNNNNNNNNNNNNNNNNNNNNNNNNNNNNNNNNNNNNNNNNNNNNNNNNNNNNNNNNNNNNNNNNNNNNNNNNNNNNNNNNNNNNNNNNNNNNNNNNNNNNNNNNNNNNNNNNNNNNNNNNNNNNNNNNNNNNNNNNNNNNNNNNNNNNNNNNNNNNNNNNNNNNNNNNNNNNNNNNNNNNNNNNNNNNNNNNNNNNNNNNNNNNNNNNNNNNNNNNNNNNNNNNNNNNNNNNNNNNNNNNNNNNNNNNNNNNNNNNNNNNNNNNNNNNNNNNNNNNNNNNNNNNNNNNNNNNNNNNNNNNNNNNNNNNNNNNNNNNNNNNNNNNNNNNNNNNNNNNNNNNNNNNNNNNNNNNNNNNNNNNNNNNNNNNNNNNNNNNNNNNNNNNNNNNNNNNNNNNNNNNNNNNNNNNNNNNNNNNNNNNNNNNNNNNNNNNNNNNNGTGtaaggcatggtgtagtggcgaggtgtaaggcatggtgtagtggcgaggtgtaaggcatggtgtagtggcgaggtgtaaggaatggtgtagtggcaaggtgtaaggcatggtgtagtggcaaggtgtaaggcatggtgtagtggcgaggtgtaagacatactgtagtggcgaggtgtaaggcatggtgtagtggcgaggtgtaaggcatagtgtagtggcgaggtgtaaggcatggtgtagtggcgaggtgtaaggcatggtgtagtggcgaggtgtaagacatactgtagtggcgaggtgtaagacatactgtagtggcgaggtgtaaggcatggtgtagtggcatggtgtagtttctgtgtgtggctcagttttgattccctctttgagactacatttcaaattgtccctaacatatatggctactcctcctcctcgtctaatatatctatctgtgtgaaatagtttaaatccatttatctgatattcagctaatagttctctattttctacgttcatccacgtttcggtaagtgcaataatatctattttttctgtgcagacaagagcatttaattcattaattttatttcttagacttctactgttagtgtaatatatcataagtgaattgttattttgaggcccttttctttccctgatcattttgccaattcttttctcccacgaacacatacttttattacctccttcctccaaatcaattcccataccactatctactaacagtttaaacccaaacaaacacctctaaccactggttccaacgaggtgTATTGCattgtgtagtggcgaggtgtaaggcatGGTgaagtggcgaggtgtaaggcatGGTgaagtggcgaggtgtaaggcatGGTGTTAGgcattgtgttcacctagttgacctagttgtgttttgcgggggttgagctttgctctttcggcccgcctctcaactgtcaatcaactgtttactaactacactaactacttttttttttttttttccacaccacacacacacaccccaggaagcagcccgtgacagctgactaactcccaggtacctatttactgctaggtaacaggggcattcagggtgaaagaaactttgcccatttgtttctgcctcgtgcgggaatcgaacccgcgcaacagaattacaagtcctgcgagctatccaccaggctacgaggccctattgtgtagtggcgaggtgtaaggcatGATGTAGTGGCGATTGGTAAGGCATAGTGTAGTGTTGAGGTGtaaggcatggtgtagtggcgaggtgtaaggcatGTTGTAGTGGCGAGGTTTAAGGCATGGTGTTGTGGCGAGGTGAAAGGCATAgtatagtggcgaggtgtaaggcatTGTGTAGTGGCGAGATGTAAGGCATGATGTTGTGGCGAGTTATATTGCGAAGTGTAGTTACGAGGTGTaatgagtttttttttaatattattattttctaccacagacgtggccacacatttacaaagctaaccagcatatatacattttcttttgtcctccatggacagggttagagatatgATAAACatgtagttcaagggtttattgaacactcaaccacataaGGTGGCTTATGTGGCTTTTAAAATGcttagctaacctacatacgtaaatacatagatacacagatttacgtatgccctacatatagtgttcgatgtgtcttttacatagtgtcattaatgtgcatttacataggtgaaatgtaattctgatcagcctccgtgtatactttatacacatacatatacatacacacacacacacatatacgtacatatacatatatgtttacGTCGATGTTTAGTGCCGACGTGtaaggcatggtgtagtagcgaggtgtAAAGTGTGATTTTGTTGCGAGGTGaaaggcatggtgtagtggcgaggtgtaagacGTTgtatagtggcgaggtgtaaggcgtAGTGTAGTAGCAAGGTGTAAGACATGGTGAAGTGGAGAGGTGTAAGGCATGGTGTAGTAATGAGGTGTAAGGCATGGTGTAATGGCGAGGTGTAAGGCATGATTTTGTGGCGAGGTATAAGGCGaactgtagtggcgaggtgtatggCTTGGTGTTGTGGCGAGGTgtaagttgtggtgtagtggcgaggtttaAGGCACGGAGTGGTGGCGAGGTATAAGGCAAAttgtagtggcaaggtgtaaggcatggtgtagtggtgaggtATAGTGCGAAGTATAGTTTCGAGGTGTAAGGCAAAGTGTAGGGGCGAGGTGTAAGACATAATGTTGTGGCGAGGTGTAAGACATAATGTTGTGGCGAGGTGTAAGgaatggtgtagtggcgaggtgtaaggcagGGTGTAATGGCGAGGTGTAAGGCATCGTGTAGTTgcgaggtgtaaggcgtggttttgtggcgaggtgtaaggcatGGTGTAGTAATGAGGTGTAAGGCATGTTgttgtggcggggtgtaaggtgtggtgtagtggcgaggtgtaagacACTGTGTGGTGGCGAGGTATAAGGCAAAATGTAAATGCGAGGTGAAAGGCATTTTGTAGTGGTGAGGTATAGTGCGAAGTATAGTTGCGAGGTGTAAGGCAAAGTGTAGGGGCGAGGTGTAAGGCATGATGTTGTGGCGAGTTGTAAGAAATGGTGTAGTGGCAAGGTGAAAGGAATGGTGTAATGGCGAGGTGtaaggcatggtgtagtagcgaggtgtAAGGCATGGTgcagtgg
The window above is part of the Procambarus clarkii isolate CNS0578487 chromosome 84, FALCON_Pclarkii_2.0, whole genome shotgun sequence genome. Proteins encoded here:
- the LOC138358577 gene encoding uncharacterized protein — its product is MPYTSPLHFTSYLASTPRLIPHHFTMPYSSPLQFALYLATTPCLTPRHYTTLYTSPLHHALHLATTPCLTPRPYTLPYTSQLHHALPLATIQRLTPCHYTMPYTSPNTRLTPCHCTMPYTSLLHHALHLAITPFLSPCHYTISYNSPQHHALHLAPTLCLTPRNYTSHYTSPLQNAFHLAFTFCLIPRHHTVSYTSPLHHTLHPATTTCLTPHYYTMPYTSPQNHALHLATTRCLTPRHYTLPYTSPLHHSLHLATTLCLTPRHNIMSYTSPLHFALHLETILRTIPHHYTMPYTLPLQFALYLATTPCLKPRHYTTTYTSPQHQAIHLATTVRLIPRHKIMPYTSPLHHALHLITTPCLTPLHFTMSYTLLLHYALHLATIQRLTPRHYTMPFTSQQNHTLHLATTPCLTRRH